Proteins encoded within one genomic window of Brachybacterium sp. P6-10-X1:
- the nadB gene encoding L-aspartate oxidase gives MARQRRADLRTDVLVVGSGIAGLTAALRAGRKADVLLVTKTGLAEGSTRHAQGGIAGALEPADSPAAHARDTLAAGAGLGETEAVRVLCEEGPAAITDLIAHGVAFDRADDGSHALGLEGAHGRPRILHAGGDATGSAIENALVAAVRARATGESPRSLTVDEHTALVDLLIEDGRVVGAELLATGGRRLRVRAAATILATGGAGQLFSHTTNPAVATGDGIAAAWRGGAALEDLEFYQFHPTALAVPGSFLLSEAVRGEGALLRDEHGRRFLTGLDPRAELAPRDVVARAIAQVMAAQDGRPVFLDATGIGAGRLRERFPTIDAAVRAAGSDWSREPVPVTPAAHYWMGGVRADLEGRTSLPGLYAAGECARTGVHGANRLASNSLLEGAVFGARAGDAAAREAAHRAPVDTRPSSVIPRPDASPTEARPDGASPVRWTRSVLQELLWSHVGLLRTGEQLDAAAAQLAVWHGPDPATLTTVGELEDRNLLDLARLLTAHALARTTSVGAHHRLDDPSVAPDDRTPAPAPSQEALA, from the coding sequence ATGGCACGGCAGAGACGCGCTGACCTGCGCACCGATGTACTGGTGGTCGGCTCCGGGATCGCGGGGCTGACGGCGGCGCTGCGCGCCGGCCGGAAGGCCGACGTGCTGCTGGTGACCAAGACCGGGCTGGCGGAGGGATCGACCCGCCATGCCCAGGGCGGCATCGCCGGGGCGCTCGAGCCTGCCGACAGCCCGGCCGCGCACGCCCGCGACACCCTCGCCGCGGGCGCCGGGCTGGGCGAGACCGAGGCGGTGCGCGTGCTGTGCGAGGAGGGGCCCGCGGCGATCACGGACCTCATCGCCCACGGCGTCGCCTTCGACCGCGCCGACGACGGCTCCCACGCCCTGGGCCTGGAGGGCGCCCACGGCCGGCCGCGCATCCTCCACGCCGGCGGCGACGCGACCGGGAGCGCGATCGAGAACGCTCTGGTCGCGGCGGTGCGTGCGCGGGCGACGGGCGAATCGCCCCGGTCGCTCACCGTGGACGAGCACACCGCCCTGGTGGACCTGCTGATCGAGGACGGCCGCGTGGTCGGCGCCGAGCTGCTGGCGACCGGCGGGCGGCGTCTGAGGGTGCGCGCCGCGGCGACGATCCTCGCCACCGGCGGCGCCGGTCAGCTCTTCTCCCACACCACCAACCCCGCCGTCGCCACCGGTGACGGGATCGCTGCCGCCTGGCGCGGAGGGGCCGCGCTCGAGGACCTCGAGTTCTACCAGTTCCATCCCACCGCGCTCGCCGTGCCCGGCTCCTTCCTGCTCTCCGAGGCGGTGCGCGGGGAGGGGGCGCTGCTGCGCGACGAACACGGCCGACGCTTCCTGACCGGCCTCGACCCGCGTGCCGAGCTCGCCCCGCGCGATGTGGTCGCTCGGGCGATCGCCCAGGTCATGGCCGCCCAGGACGGACGACCCGTGTTCCTGGACGCCACCGGGATCGGCGCGGGGCGACTCCGGGAGCGGTTCCCCACGATCGATGCCGCCGTGCGCGCCGCCGGGTCCGACTGGAGCCGTGAGCCGGTGCCCGTCACACCCGCCGCGCACTACTGGATGGGCGGCGTCCGCGCCGATCTCGAGGGGCGCACCAGCCTGCCCGGGCTCTACGCGGCGGGGGAGTGCGCTCGCACCGGCGTCCATGGCGCCAACCGCCTGGCCTCGAACTCCCTGCTCGAGGGCGCGGTGTTCGGCGCCCGGGCCGGGGACGCGGCGGCCCGCGAGGCCGCTCACCGAGCGCCCGTGGATACGAGGCCTTCCTCGGTGATCCCTCGACCCGACGCCTCACCGACCGAGGCCCGGCCGGATGGCGCCTCGCCCGTGCGCTGGACCCGGTCCGTGCTGCAGGAGCTGCTGTGGTCCCACGTCGGGCTGCTGCGCACGGGCGAGCAGCTCGACGCGGCCGCCGCCCAGCTCGCCGTGTGGCACGGCCCGGATCCTGCCACCCTCACCACGGTCGGCGAGCTCGAGGATCGCAACCTCCTCGACCTCGCCCGCCTGCTCACCGCCCACGCTCTGGCGCGGACCACATCCGTCGGCGCCCACCACCGTCTCGACGATCCGTCCGTCGCTCCGGACGATCGGACCCCCGCCCCCGCGCCCTCCCAGGAGGCCCTCGCATGA
- the nadC gene encoding carboxylating nicotinate-nucleotide diphosphorylase, whose translation MMTSPPALPTAQIDPVVAAALAEDAPWGDLTGQVFLPVDATASAQLVAREDGVASGLAVFAAAFRLTDRAVRVTSGVADGDRFAAGDVLATVTGPARAVVQAERIALNFTQRLSGIATLTQAFVDAVEGTGAAITDTRKTTPGLRALERHAVRCGGGVNHRFSLSDAVMAKDNHLAVLQQQGLDLTAAIRRARAQLGHTTSLEVEVDRIEQIEPVIAGGVDVIMLDNFSLPDLARGVDLVAGRAIVEASGTVTLETVSDIARTGVDVISSGALTHSARHLDLGLDMTVTAAV comes from the coding sequence ATGATGACCAGTCCGCCCGCCCTGCCGACGGCCCAGATCGACCCCGTCGTCGCCGCCGCGCTCGCCGAGGACGCCCCCTGGGGTGATCTCACCGGTCAGGTGTTCCTGCCCGTCGACGCCACCGCGAGCGCGCAGCTCGTGGCCCGCGAGGACGGCGTGGCCTCCGGTCTCGCGGTGTTCGCTGCCGCCTTCCGCCTCACCGACCGGGCCGTCCGGGTGACCTCCGGCGTCGCCGACGGGGACCGCTTCGCCGCCGGCGACGTGCTGGCCACCGTGACCGGCCCGGCGCGCGCCGTCGTCCAGGCCGAGCGGATCGCGCTGAACTTCACCCAGCGCCTGTCCGGCATCGCGACGCTCACGCAGGCCTTCGTCGACGCCGTCGAGGGCACCGGCGCGGCGATCACCGACACCCGCAAGACCACCCCCGGCCTGCGCGCCCTCGAACGGCATGCCGTCCGCTGCGGCGGCGGGGTGAACCATCGCTTCTCCCTCTCGGACGCGGTGATGGCCAAGGACAACCACCTCGCGGTCCTGCAGCAGCAGGGTCTCGACCTGACCGCCGCGATCCGCCGCGCCCGCGCCCAGCTCGGCCACACCACGTCCCTCGAGGTCGAGGTGGATCGGATCGAGCAGATCGAGCCGGTGATCGCCGGCGGCGTCGACGTCATCATGCTCGACAACTTCTCCCTGCCGGACCTCGCCCGCGGGGTCGATCTCGTCGCCGGCCGCGCGATCGTCGAGGCCAGCGGCACGGTCACCCTCGAGACCGTCTCCGACATCGCCCGCACCGGCGTGGACGTGATCTCCTCCGGCGCTCTGACCCACAGCGCCCGGCACCTCGACCTCGGCCTCGACATGACCGTCACCGCCGCAGTCTGA
- a CDS encoding cysteine desulfurase family protein produces MLYLDTAATTPVRREALEAAWPYLTGTFGNPSSHHAVGEAAAAGLEDARRRAAAVLGARRTDIVFTAGGTEAANLAIKGLALATPRGKHLVTAATEHEAVLETVDFLRRAHGFEVSFAEVAADGTITPEALRAVLRKDTTLVSLALANNEIGTITDVRTLVEIAHEVGAVFHTDAVQAAGWLDLRGLGVDALTLSGHKLGAPKGIGLAMIRGRLPVEPLVHGGGQENGRRSGTENVAFAVALATALELAETEREQKAARLVPVRDRFLETVLGAREGVLLTGADPRDGGARLPGHASFCVPGRSGESILLDLAERGVIASSGSACAAGSDEPSHVLTALGIPREIAQTAVRVTLPADVTAEQLAAAAGALEEVLARA; encoded by the coding sequence ATGCTCTACCTCGACACCGCCGCCACCACCCCGGTGCGTCGCGAAGCGCTCGAGGCCGCCTGGCCCTACCTCACCGGGACCTTCGGCAACCCCTCCAGCCACCACGCGGTGGGGGAGGCCGCCGCCGCCGGGCTGGAGGACGCCCGTCGCCGGGCCGCCGCCGTGCTCGGAGCGCGCCGCACCGACATCGTGTTCACCGCCGGCGGCACGGAGGCCGCGAACCTGGCGATCAAGGGCCTGGCGCTCGCGACCCCGCGCGGCAAGCACCTGGTCACCGCCGCCACCGAGCACGAGGCCGTGCTGGAGACCGTCGACTTCCTCCGCCGCGCCCACGGCTTCGAGGTCTCCTTCGCCGAGGTCGCCGCGGACGGAACCATCACCCCCGAGGCCCTGCGCGCCGTCCTGCGCAAGGACACCACCCTGGTCTCCCTCGCCCTGGCGAACAACGAGATCGGCACCATCACCGACGTGCGGACGCTGGTCGAGATCGCCCACGAGGTCGGTGCCGTCTTCCACACCGACGCCGTCCAGGCCGCCGGATGGCTGGACCTGCGCGGGCTGGGCGTCGACGCGCTGACCCTCTCGGGTCACAAGCTCGGCGCCCCCAAGGGGATCGGCCTCGCCATGATCCGCGGCCGGCTGCCGGTGGAGCCGCTGGTCCACGGCGGCGGGCAGGAGAACGGCCGCCGCTCCGGCACCGAGAACGTCGCCTTCGCCGTGGCCCTCGCGACCGCGCTCGAGCTCGCCGAGACCGAGCGGGAGCAGAAGGCGGCGCGGCTGGTCCCCGTGCGCGACCGGTTCCTCGAGACCGTGCTCGGCGCCCGGGAGGGTGTGCTGCTGACCGGAGCGGACCCTCGCGATGGGGGAGCCCGGCTGCCGGGGCATGCCTCCTTCTGCGTGCCCGGCCGCAGCGGGGAGTCGATCCTGCTGGACCTCGCCGAGCGCGGCGTGATCGCCTCCAGCGGCTCGGCCTGCGCCGCGGGCAGCGATGAGCCCTCCCACGTGCTCACCGCCCTGGGCATCCCCCGCGAGATCGCCCAGACCGCGGTGCGCGTCACGCTGCCCGCCGACGTCACCGCCGAGCAGCTCGCGGCGGCCGCCGGCGCGCTCGAGGAGGTCCTCGCCCGTGCGTGA